The DNA region TTGTATCAATTTTTTGTACTAAATCCATTTGTTTTAAAATAACATCAAATTCTTGACTTAAATTAGTTAGTTCCTCATCTTGTAAATCTAGCATAATATCATGTACTAAAATTTGTAACACTTCTTTTCTAATTCGTGCCATCTTATCCCTCCTTATTTAATAATTGTTGAAATTCTTCTTCATTAATAATTTTAACATTTAATTTTTGTGCTTTTACTAATTTATTACCAGCATCAGCCCCCGCCAATAAATAAGTGGTTTTTGCACTAACACTTTCAGAAATTTGCCCACCATAACTTTCAATTAACTCTTTAAAATATTCTCGTGGTTTTGACAAAACTCCGGTAATCACAAACCGATAATTTTCAAACTTCTGTGCTAAATGCTGATTAGTAGCATAATACTCAATTTTAACCCCTTTTTGGCGTAGTAAGTTAAGTTCTTGTTGATTATCTGGAATTGCAAAATAATCAACAACACTAGCTGCTACAATTGGACCAATATCATTAATAATTGATAATTGTTCAATATTCATGGCGGCTAAATTAGAAATTGTTTTAAATTGTCGTGCTAATAATTTTGCTGTTTTTTGACCAACATGTCGAATTCCTAATGCAAACAATAGTCGCTCTAAGGAATTATTTTTTGAATTATTAATTGAAGCAATCATATTTTCAAATGATTTTTCACCAAAATTTTCTAATTCAATAATTTCCGCTCGGTATTGCTCTAATTGATATAAATCACTAAAACTTTTTAAATATCCTAATTTAAATAATCGTTCAATAATTTTTTCACTAACTCCTTCAATATTCATCGCATTTCGTGAACAATAATGTTCTAACGCCCGAGTAATTTTTTTAGGACAAACAGAATTAATACAATACTGGTCAACCTCACCTTCAACACGTTCTAATAAAGAATTACATTCTGGACAATGTGTTGCCTCATGTCATTTTTGAGTATTTTTTGGGCGACAAGCTGCAACATAATTAATCACTTCCGGAATAATATCCCCCGCTTTTTTAACTTGAACATTATCACCAATCCGAATATCACGCTCAGTAATAAAATCAGCATTATGTAATGTTGCTGCTCGTACAATTGTTCCTGCAATACGAACTGGCTCAAGAACAGCATTATAAGTAATACGTCCTGTTCTTCCAACAGAAGGAAAAATATTAAGCAATTTTGTAACCACAACTTCTGCTGGAAATTTATAAGCTATTGCTCATTTTGGATTTTTAGCAGTATAACCTATGCGATTATATAAATTTAAGTTATTAACTTTAATCACAATTCCATCAATTTCATAACCTAATTGATGACGTTTTGGTTCATACTCTTGAATATATGCTCACACTGCCGCAATATTTGAACAATAACGATACTCAGAATTTGTTTTAAATTTTAATTGTTCTAATCTTTGTAACGCTTCATACTGTGATTGAATTCCATCCTGCAAAGCATTAACATAATAATATAAAAATGCATTTAACTTTCGTTTTGCAACAATTGTTGAATCTAATTGCCTCAAAGTTCCTGCTGCTACATTTCGAGGATTAGCAAATTCAGATTCGCCATTTTTTGCACGTTCCTCATTTATCTTCTTAAATTCTTCAACTGATAAATAAACTTCACCTCGAACAGTTAAAGTTGGTTGGACAATTCGAAGCGGAATTGATTTAATTTGTTTAATATTAATAGTAACATCTTCACCAGTAATACCATCTCCACGAGTTGCCCCCATCAATAAAAGATGATTATCATAAACTAATGAAATTGATAATCCATCAATTTTTAATTCACAAGTATATTCAACCTCTGGCAAACCAGTCAATTCTTTAATTTGTTCATCAAAATGAATTAAATCATCATAATTAAATGCGTTTCCCAAACTTAACATTGGACTTGTATGAATATATTTATTAAACTTTTCGCTAACTTGACCATAAACACGTTGCGTTGGAGAATCAATTGTAATTAATTCACTATATCGTTGTTCAATTGCAATTAATTCTTGCATTGCTCGATCATATTCTTGATCACTGACACTAGGGTTATCATTCACATAATATTCATAATTTCATTGTTCTAACTGCTCTTTTAATACTAAACTACGTTTTTTTGCTTGTTCAAAAGTCATAATATCCTCCTTTATTTTATTATTTTTAGGTTTTTTTTATGATGCGGGGAAATTGGTGGTTTTTTAAAATGCCATTTTTTAAACGGTTTAATTTTCAATGCATAAATACTAATATTTAAGGCAACTAATAACGCAACAATAAAAACCGTATCATTGTTTAACAAAGCCTGTTCATTAAAAATTAAAATTAAAAAACGACCAACTAACGGATTAAAAAAAGTTACTGTTAAAATTGATAGCATATTAATTGGAGTTTTTGCAACAAAATTCGGAATTTGTTCAAAAAGGAATAATCAAATTAAAGCTAAACCTAAAAAAACAAAAGAAATAATTAAAAATACAATATTTGTTCATGGTTTTCAACTCCCTAATTCTAACTGCACATATAAGGCTGATGCAATTGTTTCTAATGTTCAAAAATTTAAGTTATTTTCCCCCATTGCTAAAACAATAACTACTGAAATTAGAGTAAAAATAATTGGTACAACAAATAATAATTTTTTTTGCCCTAGGTACATCATTACTTCAATATCATGTACTCGTGAATAATTGCGATATAACAAAAATGATAAAATTATCATTAACAAAAATAATCCTAAAAAAATAAAAATTAGTAAAATATTTTTTATTTGTGCGTTGTAAAAGATAAAACATAATGTTGAAAATAAAGTAAACTTAACCATATCTTTTAAGAAATTAGTTTTATATTTTAACATACTAATTCATGTTGAAACATAAATAATAAATAACATAATATACGATGCATCTCATTCAAAGGTAATATAACTTGCAAAAATAATACCAATAATTCAAGGAATATTACGACTGCGGTATTCTTCATTTGTGTAAATTGTCATTAAAATAAAAGTGACAAAAAATAAACCAGTTAACATATTCTGTTGATGCCATGAATCATATCCAAAATAATAAATTAATAATTTTGAGGCAGATAAAACAAGGAGTGATAAAGTACCAATTAAAAAACAATTACTTTTTTTATTAGCAAAATTACTCAATAATGTTACAAAAATTGAAGCAAATAGCATTGCATCTAAAATATTTAATAAATTTCAAATAATATCACTTGGATCAATTCCAGTCATTACAAATCAAACTGAAACATTTGTAAACCAAGATAATGTTGCTAAAGCTTTAGCATTAGCAATCGTAACATTTGGATTTAATTTAAAAATAATATTATTATCAACTGAAGCAAAAAAATAAAAACTTAAAATATAACTATTAGTAATGTTTGAACCTGAAGGAGCAATAAAATAATTTTTAGCATAATATAATGCCATAAAAACACCAAATGCAACAAAAAAAATGGCGTGATTTCAATCTCATAAATTAATATTAAATCAATAACGAATAAATAATAACAAAAATAATGAATATAAAATATTAATTGATAATAATGAATAAACTAAAATAATATAACGTAAATTAGGAATAAATTCTAATGGAATTAGCAAAAAAGAAATAACAGCAAAATAAAAGAAAAAACCCATAATCATCCCAAAATAAATATTTTTAGTTCGAATTTTTAAAAATTCGGCTAAAATTGCCCCTGTTGAAGAAAAGACTCAATAATAATATAAGAAAAAAACAATCGCAATTAAAACTATTTTTACCATTTGACCTTCTTTCCTTTCTTAACAATTATAGCAAAAACAGTATATAATATACTTTATAAACAAAAATAAAAGTGATTTCCATTTTATAAATCACTTATTAGTTAAAATTATTTCCTATTTAATAACAGCAATAATTTCTCCTTGTTTAACATTACCTGTTTTAATAATATTAATTGTCTTACCGCTCATTGTTTCTGGTGTAAAAACAATTGGTGTATCTAAACTTGGTACATTTTCAGCTTTTAAAACTGCTAAATCAACATTACATAATAAATCCCCTTGTTTAACATTATCATCTTGTTTTACTTGAATATCGAATCCTTTTCCATTTAATGAAACTGTATCCATTCCGATATGTAATAACATTTTAACACCATTATTACTTTTGATTCCATAAGCATGACCTGTCGGAAAAACGGTAATTAATTTCCCAGCAATTGGAGCAATAAAATTACCAGCACTTGGTTTAATTGCTAAACCCTCACCTAGCATTTTTTGTGAAAATATTTCATCTTCAACTTTATCTAAAACAATAACTTGACCATCTACAGGGGCAATTATTTCAAGTTCTTTTGGTTTCTTACTAAATAATCCCATCTTTTCTTCTCCTTTTTTCATTAAGCAGACAACTTTGTCATCTATCTTTAGTATACTATAAAATTATTAAATTTATGTGCTATTTTTAAAACAATGGGAAACCAACTAATTGTTTAACTAAAACCAAAATAGAACTAATTAAGTAAAAGAAACATAATAAAAAATTAAATACTTATTTTTTTGAAAAGCAACCCGAATTGTTATCTTCTGTTTAATCGCTGTCTTCAATATCAAAATCCACTAATAATTGATAATGCCATAAAAATAACAACAAAAACAATTAAAACTGGTAATGGAAGGTCAATTATTACATACGTATTTAGATTTATCATTTAAATCACCTATTTTAATAAAAAAATAACACTATATAATGCTGTTTTATCAAAATTTTAGACTTCTAAAGCATTTTTTGTTCTTTTTTTAATTAAAGCCAAAACTTCATCACCCGTTTGGCATTCTAATGCTTCTGTTACTAATTGTTCCATTGCCGAAACTTTTAATTTGCTAATAATATGACGCACATTTAAAATACTTGTGGCAGACATTGAAAAGTAATCTAATTTCATTCCCATTAAAAGCGGAATTGCTTGTTCCTCTCCAGCCATTTCACCACACATTCCAACCCATTTTCCTTCTTTATGGGCACCATCAATAATTGTTTTAATTAAACGTAAAACAGATGGATTATATGGCTGGTATAAATATGCCACAAATTGGCTCATTCGATCAGCTGCCATTGTATATTGAATTAAATCATTAGTTCCAATTGAAAAGAAATCAGCGTGTTTTGCAAACTGATCAGCTAACATTGCTGCTGCTGGAATTTCCATCATCATTCCAATTTCAATATTGTCTGCAACTTTATGTCCTTCTTTAAGTAAAATTGCTTTTTCTTCTAAAGTAATTTTTTTTGCAGTTTTAAATTCATCAACTGTCGCAATCATTGGAAACATAATACCAACTTTCCCATGCACACTAGCACGTAATAAAGCACGTAATTGTGTTCGAAAAACATCTGTTTTATCTAAACAAAGGCGAATCGCACGATATCCTAAAAATGGGTTCATTTCTTCTGGAAATTTAAAATATGATAATTTTTTATCACCACCAATATCCAATGTTCGAATAATCACTGGGCGCCCTTGCATTCCTTCCAAAACACCTTTATAAGCTTCATATTGCTCATCTTCAGTTGGGAAATGGTCATTATACATATATAAGAACTCACTTCTAAATAATCCAATTCCTTCCCCACCATTATCCAAAACACCTTGAACATCTTTTGGTGCTCCAATATTTCCTTCTAAAAAAAATTTTTGATATCCATCTTTTGAAACTGTTGGTTTATCTTTAAATGCTAATAGTTCTTGTTGCAATTGTAAAAATTTTTCTTTTTCTGTTGTCCAAGTTTTAATCTCCACCGATGTTGGATTTAAGATAACTTCTCCTGTTGTTCCATTAATCATAATTATTTCATGATGGTTTGCTTGTTTTGTAATTTCTTTTAATCCTAAGACAGCTGGAATTTCTAGACTACGGGCCATAATTGCAGCATGACTAGTACGCCCCCCTATATCACAACTAAATCCTTTCACAAATTTAGGATTTAACTGCGCTGTTTGTGAAGGTGTTAAATCTTCAGCAACAATAATAACTTCTTCACTAATAGTTGCTAAATCTAAGACCGGAACATTTAAAATATACTTAATTAAACGATCAGTTACATCTTTAACATCAGCTGCACGCTCTTTAAAATATGGATCATCCATACTTGCAAACATTGTAATAAACTTTTGAGCAACAGTATGAATTGCATATGCTACATTATTGTTATTACTCTTAACGATATTTTTTGCTTCATCAATCATTGCTGGATCACACAAAATTTCCTTATGTGCTTCAAAAATTGCTGCTTTTTCCGCTCCTAATTTGTCTAAGGCAATCTTTTGTAGTTTTTCAATATCTGTGTTTGCCTTTTGCATTGCTGCTTCTAGTATTTTAATTTCTTTTACCGAATCAGAAACCGTATTATTCGAAATTTCATATTTTGGTTCTTCTAATTTAAAAACTTTGGCAATTGCAATTCCATTGCTGGCACCTATCCCGTGCAGTTTTTTTGACATAATAAAAAATCCTCACTTCTCTTTTTACTAAAACTATTTTTATTATATACCGAAAACTGGAAAATTGTTGCATTTTAACTAGACTTTTTGTTATAAAACATTATTTTCTGTAAAAAACAATAAATTTAAGTAACTATTTTTTTATTTGGCATAGTGTAATCGAAGTGCAACAAATCAACTTTGAAAGGAGTTGATTTTTTATTTAAAAGAAAACATTATTTTATTTTGCGGTCGCTAGTAAAAAAGTATGGTAAAAATAATGTTATTAATACTGTATATACTGTAAAACTAAACGATAAAAATTTAATAAAATTATAACAAATTAAAAATAAAAATCAATAATTACAAAAAATAACAAAATAAAAATATTATTTTTAATATTTATTTTCAAAATTATAAAATTAAACATAACAAAAAAATAGATTTTATTAATCATATGCAAACATTAATTTAATTTGAAAAAATTTTTTTAAAATATTGTCTTGATGTAAAATTTTCCAAACAAGGTCTAATTGTATTATTTAATATATCTAAAATAGGTTTTAATCTACTACGAATATTAATTAATGACTCATTTTTACCTAATCATCGCCTTATATCTCTATTTATTCTTTCTACTAATGCTTTCTGACGAGGTTTACCAGCATCACAAAAATAAACTCTTATTTTAAAATGTTT from Spiroplasma kunkelii CR2-3x includes:
- the ptsP gene encoding phosphoenolpyruvate--protein phosphotransferase, coding for MSKKLHGIGASNGIAIAKVFKLEEPKYEISNNTVSDSVKEIKILEAAMQKANTDIEKLQKIALDKLGAEKAAIFEAHKEILCDPAMIDEAKNIVKSNNNNVAYAIHTVAQKFITMFASMDDPYFKERAADVKDVTDRLIKYILNVPVLDLATISEEVIIVAEDLTPSQTAQLNPKFVKGFSCDIGGRTSHAAIMARSLEIPAVLGLKEITKQANHHEIIMINGTTGEVILNPTSVEIKTWTTEKEKFLQLQQELLAFKDKPTVSKDGYQKFFLEGNIGAPKDVQGVLDNGGEGIGLFRSEFLYMYNDHFPTEDEQYEAYKGVLEGMQGRPVIIRTLDIGGDKKLSYFKFPEEMNPFLGYRAIRLCLDKTDVFRTQLRALLRASVHGKVGIMFPMIATVDEFKTAKKITLEEKAILLKEGHKVADNIEIGMMMEIPAAAMLADQFAKHADFFSIGTNDLIQYTMAADRMSQFVAYLYQPYNPSVLRLIKTIIDGAHKEGKWVGMCGEMAGEEQAIPLLMGMKLDYFSMSATSILNVRHIISKLKVSAMEQLVTEALECQTGDEVLALIKKRTKNALEV
- a CDS encoding PTS sugar transporter subunit IIA, yielding MGLFSKKPKELEIIAPVDGQVIVLDKVEDEIFSQKMLGEGLAIKPSAGNFIAPIAGKLITVFPTGHAYGIKSNNGVKMLLHIGMDTVSLNGKGFDIQVKQDDNVKQGDLLCNVDLAVLKAENVPSLDTPIVFTPETMSGKTINIIKTGNVKQGEIIAVIK
- the ligA gene encoding NAD-dependent DNA ligase LigA; amino-acid sequence: MTFEQAKKRSLVLKEQLEQWNYEYYVNDNPSVSDQEYDRAMQELIAIEQRYSELITIDSPTQRVYGQVSEKFNKYIHTSPMLSLGNAFNYDDLIHFDEQIKELTGLPEVEYTCELKIDGLSISLVYDNHLLLMGATRGDGITGEDVTINIKQIKSIPLRIVQPTLTVRGEVYLSVEEFKKINEERAKNGESEFANPRNVAAGTLRQLDSTIVAKRKLNAFLYYYVNALQDGIQSQYEALQRLEQLKFKTNSEYRYCSNIAAVWAYIQEYEPKRHQLGYEIDGIVIKVNNLNLYNRIGYTAKNPKWAIAYKFPAEVVVTKLLNIFPSVGRTGRITYNAVLEPVRIAGTIVRAATLHNADFITERDIRIGDNVQVKKAGDIIPEVINYVAACRPKNTQKWHEATHCPECNSLLERVEGEVDQYCINSVCPKKITRALEHYCSRNAMNIEGVSEKIIERLFKLGYLKSFSDLYQLEQYRAEIIELENFGEKSFENMIASINNSKNNSLERLLFALGIRHVGQKTAKLLARQFKTISNLAAMNIEQLSIINDIGPIVAASVVDYFAIPDNQQELNLLRQKGVKIEYYATNQHLAQKFENYRFVITGVLSKPREYFKELIESYGGQISESVSAKTTYLLAGADAGNKLVKAQKLNVKIINEEEFQQLLNKEG